From Synergistaceae bacterium:
ATCAACCAGGCTATCCATAGTACCGGCGTCAAGCCACGCAAATCCCCGGCCAAGCAGCCGGACTTTAAGTTTTTTATTTTCAAGATAGATTCTGTTAATATCTGTGATCTCAAGTTCCCCTCTTGCGGAAGGCCTCAATTGTTTGGCATATCGAACGACACTGTTATCATAGAAATATAGGCCCGTTATACAATAATTTGATTTGGGCCGTTCGGGCTTTTCTTCCAAAGATATGACCTCGCCGGTCTCAGTAAATTCGACAATTCCGAACCTTTCAGGGTCATTGACATAGTATCCGAAAATCGTGGCATTGCCGTTCTGTGCGTTATTCGTGGCCTCTTTAAGCATGGGGCGGAATCCATTCCCGTAAAAGATATTGTCGCCTAAAACCATAGCGCAGCAGTCATCGCCTATGAACTTCTCGCCGATAAGAAAAGCCTGAGCCAGCCCGTCAGGCGAAGGTTGGACCTCGTATGAGAGCTTTATGCCAAACTGGTTTCCGTTACCAAGAAGTTTCTCAAAATTTGGCAGATCAGCAGGAGTGGATATAATCAGAATATCCTGTATTCCCGCAAGCATAAGGGTCGACAATGGATAATAGATCATCGGCTTGTCATATACAGGGAGCAATTGTTTGCTTGTTATCAGTGTCAGTGGGTAAAGACGGGTGCCAGATCCCCCTGCCAATATAATACCTTTCATGCGCGGACCTCCTCTTTGCAAAAGAAATGGACCAGTTTATATCAACCCTAAAATTGCCAGTACGGAAAAAATCATTGAGTCAGTTTTGTGCGACATATATATATCATCAGAAATTGCCAGTTTTATCCTGCTCATAACGGATAAATGATATTCTGCTATCAAATCCAGGATCCTCTTGTTTTTTTCTGATAATTCCTCGTAATATATATTTTTAATATTTTCTGCAAAAGCCGACCTGATTCTATAGTATTTTTTGTCCCTGATTCTGTTGAACCGCGCGATCCATTTTTTTATGCCGCGGTTTGAAAAACCTATAACGTTGTTTCCATGCTGTCTATAAGCTATATGTGCATTTTCATCATAAATCACAATGCCGTCAAACGCCATAATGATCCTGTAAATTGCCCAATCATGCATATCGACATATTCTGACTTGAAGTTTTTGAATTTCTCTAGTGATTCTCTATTGAAGACGAAGGTACATCCGGGGGCAATGTTTTCTGCCAATGATAACCCGAATGAAGGCAGGACTTTTGTTTTTGTATCCGTATTCGGCAATATGTTTAAATCGCAGTCTACAGGCCGTACGGCAGAACAGTACATGGCAGGCAAATCAGAATTTATTTCGCACAGACATTTCACTGCCGCTTCGATCTTATCCGGATCCCATACATCGTCTTGATCTGCAAATGCGTAAAAATCAGATGGAGGCGAGTTCTGAACAAGATCAAAAAAACTTCTGCCGGGTCCCAGATTGGCTCCTCTGTACCAGGCAAGGTGCCCCAAATCTCCATAGTATTTTAAAATATCTAAAGTTGAATCGGAGGACCCGTCGTCACGAACCAGCAATCTGAGATCCGTGTAAGTTTGGCGGAGTATGCTTTCAATTTGTTCAACGAGGTATTTTTTGCCGTTATAAGTGGACATCAACACCGTTACAGTCATACGTCTATGCCCTGCCCATATTGTTGTAAATAGTTTCATGTTCTCTTATGATCCGTTTTAAATCATATGTCCGGACTTTAATGCGTGCCTTTTCAACCATATCTTTACATGCTTCTTCCGACAAAGCAACAAAATTCAATATCTCCGATAACCTTTTTATATCTCCGACAGGATAAATCAATCCGCAGCCGTCTGATATCAGATCTCTTGTGCCCCTGGCATCTGCCCCGATGACAGGAATGCCGAGCGCCATGCTTTCCATTACCGAACGCGGCAGTCCTTCCTGTTCCGATGTGAGCAATGTGGCCCTTGACGCGGCAATAAGAACCGGGATGTCTTTCCTGAAGCCAAGAAAATGTACTTGTTTGCTCATGCCGTATTCCTGAACCAGCCTCTTTGTTTCTTCCAATAAAGCACCGCTGCCGGCAAAGGCGAGATGGAGATCAGGGTTTCCGGTTTTTACCAAAGCTTCTATTGCGTCCTTGTGGCGTTTTCTTGCTATAAACTCGGCAATCATAAGTATCATTATATCCTCGCGCGCTAGTTTCAGCTCTTCCCGTATTTTACTGATCGCCCCGCAGCTGATTTTCTCAATGTTATAATTATCCAGATCAATGCCGATGCCGTCCATCAATGTTACCTGGTTCTCAGGATATAGGTATTTTACGGCTGCATCGTAATCTTCCTGATTTAATACGATGATATGGTCTGTCCATCTTGCTGCGATTTTCTCCGCTGTAAAATAAATCGCATTTTTTATCTTTGGTCCTCCTTTATAAAAATGAAAGCCGTGTGCCGTATAGATAACTTTTGTCCCTTTCCTGCGTGCATCACGCGCAGCAAGGCGGGCAAGCAATCCGCCTACCGGCGTGTGGGCGTGTATGATATCAAAGTGATTTCCATCGATAATTTTTTTCAGCTGACGATAGGCCGATATATTACGGATCGTTATTGGAGAGCGTGTGAAACATACGTTGTGGAATTCATCGCAATTTGGGATAAAACACTCTTCATCTATAAAGTCATTACTCGCCGCAACATGTGTTTCCCATCCATGTTTTTTAAACCACTCCAGATAGGGCAGATGAAAGGAATTGATATGAGTTTTGACCACAGTGGCAACAAATAATACTTTTTTGTCTCTTTTAGTTTTATTATTCAGCATTTTAATCACAACCTAGGATATTATATGACATAAAAAAATAATTTAAAAGAAAAAATGAGTAAAATTTCTTTAAATTACAGCTCTGCCGATAAGCAAATAGTAAATTTAAGATGCAGTTATTTCATTATAAACCTACACCTTAACAACACAACAGAACGTTCTTACTTTTTGTCTCCTTGTGTCTGAGTAGCCGTATTTTCCCCGCTTTTTATACCTTCCGTGCTATCCTTTGAAAGGACCGACCTAATAGTCATCAGCAGGATTTTGAAATCCTGCATCAGTGAATATGTCTGGATATAGATAAGGTCGAGTTTAAGCTTGTCTTCCGGGGTAGTGTTATATCGGCCTATAACCTGCGCATAGCCCGTGAGTCCGCACTTTACGCTTAACCTGTAGTCGAACTCGGGGACGATTTTTTTGTACTGTTCGATTATCTCCGGTCGCTCCGGTCTTGGTCCTACAAAGGACATATCGCCTTTCAATATATTGAAAAGCTGCGGCAGCTCATCGATTCTGTATTTTCTTATAATACGCCCAACAAGGGTGATCCTGGGGTCGCCTTCTTCTGAAAGCCTTGCGACTCCGTCCATTTCCGCATCAATTTTCATACTGCGGAATTTTAAAATATTAAATCTCCTGCCGTATTGGGAACAGCGTTCCTGCCGGTAAATAATCGGGCCTCCGTCACAGAGCTTTATACATACAGCTGTTATCATGATAAGCGGGCAAAATAACATGATTAAAAAAAGTGAACACAGGACATCAAACAACCTCTTGAAAAAACGCTGCCCCAAATAGAGTCCCTCGTTTTTTACGATGAAAAGCGGAGTATCAAAAAGGTACATGATTTCTGATGTCCTAAGGAGGATATCGCTGAGGGATGGAAGGAGATAACAGCAAATGCCATTTTCGACACATAATTTTAAAATCTCAGCAGTGCCTTTGTCCTGTAGATTGTAGATAACAACTCCGTCTATTCCTGCTATTAAATCAAGGATCCGATTGTCTTCCGGGCCGACCTTATGTATTCCCGCTATATGGAACCTTTCCGGCCGGGCATTAAACTTATTAATTATATTGTCCGGGTAATTGCCGTTATAAAGGAATATTAATTTTTTCGGAGTAAAAATCCTGATGTATACACGATTGGCAATATTAGCCCAGAGAGAAATCAGCGCCAGTTGTATGACTGTAACAATCGCAAATAATCCCAGCGGCATAAATTTCCGGCCGATAAGGCTTATCTGAAGATACGTAACGGAATTTACAATGACAAGGGAGAGCCAGTTGGAGTAAATTATATCTGTGAGCCTCTGGCTGCCGACCTTGTATCCGCCGTAAAGAGTGGTAAAGAGGTGGTAGAGTACTATATAAAGAACTATGACCGCCCAGTTGCCTTTTCTGAAGAACGGATTTATGATGACCTCGCTGTAGTATTCATTCCACATTAAAGCAAAACAGCAACCCACAATTATTGTTACGCTGCGCTGCAAAAAAAACATTATCGTCTCTTTGATTTCTTCAATTTTGTGCATGAGTTCCATTCCTTCTCATGATCCATATTTATTGTTTAAGAAAAAGAGTTTATCAGATTTATAAATTTGATTATGGATAGAATACGATCAAGTTCGCAATTTTAGGCAAAAAAACACTGCTGTCCGAAATATACAAAAACAAAAAAACGGATCCGGTTGCAGCAAGGTTTTTCTGTAGTATTTTGTACAAATTCAAAATCAGGTTGCCGATGCGGCATAAGAGCTGATTTTTCTTGATATAGCTACTTGGATCGACCTTCGTAAAAATTCATCTTGGACATGTGCGGCAAAAAAAGATATAACAAAGCCATTAGGGCTCCTTTAAACTAAATGCAGTCAAAACACTTAAAAAAGGAGGATCCCAATGGCTTTGAAAAAGAATAACACAGAACTTGAAGAATTACTACTGCAGTGTTTGTCTAACCCTGCCCGAGGCTCCCCATGCCGGGCCGGCTCTATGGCAGGTTTATGGCTGACGTTGTACAGTCAGCGGTACAGGAAAATCCAGTCAATGTAGTCATAGACTACATTGACTGGATTTATCCTTCATAAAAAGTTGTACTGCGAGTTTTTCTCTACGGAGAGCACGTTCTGAGGAGGAGTGATCTTCAGTTTCTCAAATATCTCAGCCGCTTCGGCTGTAATATCAGAGGTCATCCAAGAGGTATAGCCACCGGATCCGATAGCCCCTGCGGTAATACAGGACATTGCCTTTTCTGTTCTGTGCCAGGTCATCCCTGTCTCGTTTTCCGCGACCCGCATCAGTATCATCGCCACCCAGCAGATAAGGACATGGCATTTTATTCTTTCCTCAAGCCTGTGATAGACAGGCCGTATGTTCAAAATATTCTTCATGTCCCTGAACAGCCGCTCTATTACCCATAGCTGCTTATAACCCATTACGATATCTTCGGACTTCATCTTCATGTTGGAGGCACTGACAAGGAATTTGCCATCAAGAAGTGAATCCTCCGCTATCTTCTCCCGATCTAATGAAAGAACCCCGCTTTTGCTTTGCCTTACGTACCTGCCAAAAGTACCATGGGATCTCAGGGCACAAACCGCCTTTGCATGGTCCTCTCCTTCTGTCTGAGCAAGCGAGTCAAGCCTGAGCTGAACCTCTTTTACTACTATAACCACATTATAAACTCGGTAGACAGTTTATCCTTTCGCCCCAGGTTAAGAAAGACCTTGTAACAGTTTTGTCAGTGACTTTCTCCCTGTGGTTGTGTTCGCTTTTGTCATATCGACTGGACTGTACAACGTCAGTTAAAACATATATCATCTGGTTGTCCAGTGGCTTGTGAGGAAACGCAGTGGTGCGCCAGACATATGGTATCAGTAATATCAGGGAAATAGAGGGGGCGTCGTATGAAATAATTAGCAGGGAGGAAAACGAGAAGTATTTTTTCGGCCATATATAATTTCGTCAGGATCGTTTTTGAAACGGTTAAAGCTTAGAGCAGGATTTTGTGAACGAGTTACGTAGCGGTGTAATTATCAAGGGTTGCGTATGGGCAAAGAGACCGGCCGCATCTCAGTGTTTCTTATCGGCGGCCATGTTTAAAACGCATGTGCGATATCTGATGAATATGTTCTGGCGTGTGGATTAGTTCCCGGCGCCCTTTTGGGAACTAAGGGGAATAATTTTCTGGCAGTAGAAATAAAAGTATGATTATGAAGGGAGATTTGAGATGTTAAATATTATTTGGCTGGGATTGATAGTAATAGGAGTTTTAACAGCTTTTTTTGGCGGCAATGTGCAGGCAGTTACGGATGCGGCGATTGGTTTTTCCAATACCGCGATAGAAATATGCCTTGGCTTGATAGGAACTATGACTTTATGGCTGGGACTTATGGCCATCGCGGAAAAATCCGGGTTGACAAAGGTTTTTGGAAAAGCACTCAGCCCGGTAATGAAAAGGCTTTTCAGAGATGTACCTGAAGACCATCCGGCTATGGGGGCTATGGTCATGAATATTGCAGCCAATGTCCTCGGACTGGGAAATGCTGCAACGCCTCTGGGTATTAAAGCGATGAAGGAATTGGATTCGCTCAATGATCATAAAGGGGTGGCAACCGATGCCATGGTAATGTTTTTAGCGATAAATACTTCTTCCGTAACACTGATACCGGCGACAGTTATTGGTTTAAGGGTGGCGGCGCATTCAGCGAATCCAACAGAAGTGATAGGGCCGATTATTTTGGCAACAACAATATCTACCGTGTCTGCTGTTATCCTTGCAAAACTTTTTTCCAAATTTAATAGATATAAAATTGAGAAATTTGTTGATTCTGAAGAAAAAACGGATTCCGAGAATGTGTAAGGAGGAGATAATATGTTGCAGACTATTTTGAATGCGTTGTCATTATATGCGATCCCCGTCGTACTCCTGGGGATACCGCTATACGGATATATAAAAAAAGTAAAGGTATATGAGGTATTTGTTGAAGGTGCAAAAGAAGGGTTTACTACAGCTGTCCAGATCATGCCTTATCTGGTGGCAATGTTAGCTGCAATTGGCATATTCAGAGTATCCGGCGCAATGAATGTCCTTGTGAAAATAGTTGATCCTGTTACTTCCTTAATGGGTATGCCCGCTGAAATATTGCCCATGGGGATTATGCGGTCGCTATCGGGCGGCGGGGCTGAAGGCATGATGGCTGAGCTGTTTAAGACATATGGACCGGATTCGCTTATAGGCAGAATGGCTTCTGTGGCAATGGGTTCAACTGAGACAACTATGTATGTCCTTGCGGTATATTTTGGAGCCGTCAAAATCAGTAAAACCAGACATGCGCTGCCAGTAGGCCTGCTAGTGGACGCAATAAGCCTCATTGCAGCTGCTGTAATAACAAATATAGTATTCTGATCAGAATTTGGAGCAGAAGGTGTAAAAATGATTTTTCCTGATAAATTGAAAAAAGGCGATACAGTTGCTATTGTGGCGCCATCTTCTCCTGTATCAAAAGAAAACGCTGATTTATGTAAAAAACTTGTGGAAGATATGGGCTATAAGGTGAAAATGGGCAGATGCAACTATCGCTCTGTTCATGGCTACTCAGCCGGCACAGGCGAAGAAAAAGCGGAAGATATAAATCAGATGTTTGCGGATAAAGAGGTAAGGGCAATATGGTGCATCAGGGGCGGAGATACAAGTTCTCACGTAATGGACAAGATCAATTTTGATATTATAAGCAATAATCCTAAAATTTTCGTGGGGTACAGCGATATAACAAATCTGCATGTAAATTTTAACCAGAAATGCCATTTGATAACTTTCCACGGACCCATGGTATTTTCAAATATGCTCAATGATTATGATGAATTTACAAAAAACAGTTTTGAAAAAGCGCTGAACATGGACGATGAACTGTTATTGGAAAATCCGGACGGCGAGGACTTTAAGGTTATGTCGGATGGACATGCGGAGGGAATAATCACAGGCGGGAATCTGTCATTATTGACGTCGATGATCGGCACTCCCTACGAGGTGGAGACAAAAGATAAAATACTGTTCATTGAAGATGTGGATGAGGCTGTAAGAAGATTGGACAGAATGATGCATCATCTGAAATATTCAGGCAAAATAAAAGGTTCGGCTGGTATCATCTTCGGTGATTTCACGAATTGTATAAACGATACAGATGATGCTTATACGGCAATAGATATGCTGAATGATATCCTGTCCGATTATGGGAAGCCTGTGATGTATAACATTAAATCAGGACATTGCCATCCTACTTCTACGATCCCGCTTGGTGCAAAATGCATAATGGACACTAAGGATAAGCTGATCAAATTTATCAGGCAATAAGGTATTTCTGTTTATCCTATGCATCATCGAAGCCCTTTTGGCTCAGGCATAGGTTATAGATTGGCAGGAAAGGATCGACGACCTTATCATGACACCTGATTTTATTAAACTTGCACAATCAGAAAAAGAATGGCTGGTAGGCATAAGAAGGGATATCCACCGTCATCCGGAGACAGGGTTTGATTTGGATAGAACAGCAGCCATAGTTGAAGATACTCTGGAAGGGCTAGGGATTCCTACAAAGCGCATCGCCCGGACAGGAATCATAGGAAGGCTGCGAGGAGGAAAACCGGGACCGGTTTCCGGTTTCAGGGCAGATATGGACGCCCTTGAACTGAACGATGAAAAACAGGTCTTATATGCTTCAGAAGTCCCCGGCAAAATGCATGCCTGCGGACATGATGCCCACACCGCTATACTTCTCGGGGCTGCAAAGCTTTTATCCCCTTTAAGGGGAGAACTTGCCGGAGAGGTGCGTTTTCTATTTCAGCCCGCCGAGGAAACGGACGGAGGGGCGCTTCCCATGATCAGGGATGGTGCAATGGAGGACCCGGAAGTCGACGCTGTTTTCGGTCTTCACGTTGCACCGGGATACCCGACAGGGAGCATCGGCCTTTCCTTCGGCAAACTCCACGCTTCTTCCGATATGTTCGATCTTGAAATCCAAGGACGGGGGAGCCATGGCGCGGCGCCCCACCTTGGCGTTGATGCGCTGGCGGCAGGCTGTCAGGTCGTTTCCGCATTACAGCAGATCACAAGCAGGGAGGTCGATCCGCTCAATCCCATCGTAGTTACGGTCGGAACCTTCCTATCCGGCACACAGAGAAATATTATCGCAGGCAAGGCAGAGATGAAGGGGATTATCAGAACGTTGGATCCGCAGACACGTCTTTGGGCGCGGGACAGGGTCCGCAAAATAGCCGAAGGAGTTGCCTCCGCACTGGGTACAAGTGCTCATCTGAATTTTACAGAGGGATATCCTTGCGTGATTAATGACTCAAAGCTTGCCGGCTTTGTGGAGTCCATAGCCCACGAACTTCTGGGGCCAGATTCGGTGAACATTATGAATCAACCGACCATGGGAGTGGATGATTTTGCCTACTTTATTGAGAGGAGACAAGGTGTTTTGTTCATGCTTGGTGTCGGAAATGCAGAAAAGAAAACTGATTATCCCCTGCACAGCAATCTTTTTGACATAGACGAAGATTGCCTGCCTTTGGGGTCTGCCATTTTAGCGAGGATCGCCTATGATTTCCCGAAAAGGCCTGAAGCGCGGATATAGGGAGGAAATGTACATATAAAATAAAAGAGAGATTATTCGGCTGTCAAGCGATATACATGTGCAAAGACAGGAAATGATATGTTGCTGCATCGTTCTGGGTATTAAGGTAAAAAAATGAACTCCGAATATAAAATGTGGAAAGAGTCCTGTCTATTTCATGTCTGTTCCCCGTGCTGATCTGCATTTCCGAATACAGATTCTTTAGATATCGGTTTTAGCGGTGATTTATCCAGAATTATATAGGAATGGGTCTGCCCGTATTTGGCAATCTCACAATATACGATATTAATCATATGTAAATATTGATGACCCTTGTGTATTTATTATAGTGCATACTGCAACAGAGCTAAAAATATATTCTTGAAGGGGTGTATTTTTGATGAAATCTGTACAGATAGGCTGTGGGTTAGTGGGAAGCATCATCGCAAACGACATGAGCAGCAGCGGTTTTGACGTTACGGTGGCTGATCTGAACGAAAAAGTCCTTGCCGGCCTTAAGTCGGAAAACCCTGCACTAAAAACAGTTGTTGCATCCTGCACAGACGAGGTGAGGCTCCCGGAGATCCTTAAGGATGCGGATGTTGTGACAGCAGGTGTGCCCGGAAGATTTGGGCGCAAAATGATGGAGACCGTCATCAAATCAGGGAAAAACCTATGTGACATTTCCTTCATGCCTGAGGATTTTGAGGAACTGGACGGGCTTGCGAAAGAACACGGCGTTACGGTGATACCCGATATCGGTGTGGCTCCGGGTATGTCCAATTTCCTGGTAGGCAGGGGAGCCGCTTTGCTTGACGAAGTGGAAAATGCCGTCATCTATGTAGGTGGGATCCCGCATAAGCCGGTGCCTCCCTTCAATTACCAGATAACATGGTCGCCTGCGGATGTTATTGAAGAATACACGAGGCCTGCCCGTTATATAAAGAATTACAAAATTGATGTCATCGAAGCTATGGGAGACCTGGACCAAAAGGATTTCCCCGGCGTGGGCAGGCTTGAGACCTTTATAACAGACGGGCTTCGCTCACTGATGAAGAACATAAAGGCCAAAAATATGCAGGAGCGCACGATGCGCTGGCCCGGTCATGTTGAACAGATGAGACTGCTTCGCGACATGGGCCTCTTCGAAGAAAAGAAACGCGTTCTCGGGGGATTTGAAGTCGTGCCGCGTGATATAGCCTGCGACCTGCTTTTCCCACTGTGGAAAATGGATCCCGAAAAGGGAGACAGGGATCTCACCGTCATGCAGATCGAGGTTTCCGGTTATAAAGGACACGACTTGGTTACCTATACCTGGGATCTTTGCAACATGTTCGACGAAAAGACATGGCGAAATTCAATGGGACGCTGTACCGGCTCAACCTGTTCAATCTTCGCCCAGGCGCTTGTCAAAGGGCTTATTAATGGAAAAGGAGTGATATCACCGGAAAAGCTCGCGAGCTCGGATGAACTGTACGAATTTGTAATGGCCGAACAGTCAAGACGAAACATCATCTACACAGAGAGCGTTAAAATCGTCAAAAACGTGAAATAACCGTACAAAGGCTTAGGTCCCTTTATGAAAAATACGAGGGTGGTATAATAATATACAGCAGTGAGACAGTTACGGTTTTCCATAACTGATTTTGTATGCAGGATCCGCCAAAGCTTCGGCTTTCGGATCCTGTTTTTTTGGGGAAAACTTTGGGGCAATATTTACAAGAACAGGCGGAAACTGCATCCGCCGTGTATTTGCAGCTTTACAGGCCGCGGTGAATTGGGTCTTAGAGAGTATAAAGTATGGCGTAAGAATGCTGTAGGAAGCGATAATCATTTATCGTCATTTCTTTTTCTGTGCCAGATAAGAAAGCAGATGCATCCTTTCATTTTTTACGTGGAAAGAAAACCCCAGGTTTTCGCCTGAATCAACGGTATAGCCGAGTTCCTCTGAATCAAGAATATTAAAACCGTTTCTGATGTTTTTCAGAAAACACTGTTTGTTGAAGTTATTTACATACGATTCGGGATATTCTTTCAG
This genomic window contains:
- the rfbA gene encoding glucose-1-phosphate thymidylyltransferase RfbA, with product MKGIILAGGSGTRLYPLTLITSKQLLPVYDKPMIYYPLSTLMLAGIQDILIISTPADLPNFEKLLGNGNQFGIKLSYEVQPSPDGLAQAFLIGEKFIGDDCCAMVLGDNIFYGNGFRPMLKEATNNAQNGNATIFGYYVNDPERFGIVEFTETGEVISLEEKPERPKSNYCITGLYFYDNSVVRYAKQLRPSARGELEITDINRIYLENKKLKVRLLGRGFAWLDAGTMDSLVDAADFIRMIEKRQGIKISAPEEIALLNGWVDKDNLLSSAKRYGNSPYGEHLMRVAEGKIHY
- a CDS encoding glycosyltransferase family 2 protein codes for the protein MTVTVLMSTYNGKKYLVEQIESILRQTYTDLRLLVRDDGSSDSTLDILKYYGDLGHLAWYRGANLGPGRSFFDLVQNSPPSDFYAFADQDDVWDPDKIEAAVKCLCEINSDLPAMYCSAVRPVDCDLNILPNTDTKTKVLPSFGLSLAENIAPGCTFVFNRESLEKFKNFKSEYVDMHDWAIYRIIMAFDGIVIYDENAHIAYRQHGNNVIGFSNRGIKKWIARFNRIRDKKYYRIRSAFAENIKNIYYEELSEKNKRILDLIAEYHLSVMSRIKLAISDDIYMSHKTDSMIFSVLAILGLI
- a CDS encoding glycosyltransferase family 4 protein yields the protein MLNNKTKRDKKVLFVATVVKTHINSFHLPYLEWFKKHGWETHVAASNDFIDEECFIPNCDEFHNVCFTRSPITIRNISAYRQLKKIIDGNHFDIIHAHTPVGGLLARLAARDARRKGTKVIYTAHGFHFYKGGPKIKNAIYFTAEKIAARWTDHIIVLNQEDYDAAVKYLYPENQVTLMDGIGIDLDNYNIEKISCGAISKIREELKLAREDIMILMIAEFIARKRHKDAIEALVKTGNPDLHLAFAGSGALLEETKRLVQEYGMSKQVHFLGFRKDIPVLIAASRATLLTSEQEGLPRSVMESMALGIPVIGADARGTRDLISDGCGLIYPVGDIKRLSEILNFVALSEEACKDMVEKARIKVRTYDLKRIIREHETIYNNMGRA
- a CDS encoding sugar transferase, whose translation is MHKIEEIKETIMFFLQRSVTIIVGCCFALMWNEYYSEVIINPFFRKGNWAVIVLYIVLYHLFTTLYGGYKVGSQRLTDIIYSNWLSLVIVNSVTYLQISLIGRKFMPLGLFAIVTVIQLALISLWANIANRVYIRIFTPKKLIFLYNGNYPDNIINKFNARPERFHIAGIHKVGPEDNRILDLIAGIDGVVIYNLQDKGTAEILKLCVENGICCYLLPSLSDILLRTSEIMYLFDTPLFIVKNEGLYLGQRFFKRLFDVLCSLFLIMLFCPLIMITAVCIKLCDGGPIIYRQERCSQYGRRFNILKFRSMKIDAEMDGVARLSEEGDPRITLVGRIIRKYRIDELPQLFNILKGDMSFVGPRPERPEIIEQYKKIVPEFDYRLSVKCGLTGYAQVIGRYNTTPEDKLKLDLIYIQTYSLMQDFKILLMTIRSVLSKDSTEGIKSGENTATQTQGDKK
- a CDS encoding transposase is translated as MVIVVKEVQLRLDSLAQTEGEDHAKAVCALRSHGTFGRYVRQSKSGVLSLDREKIAEDSLLDGKFLVSASNMKMKSEDIVMGYKQLWVIERLFRDMKNILNIRPVYHRLEERIKCHVLICWVAMILMRVAENETGMTWHRTEKAMSCITAGAIGSGGYTSWMTSDITAEAAEIFEKLKITPPQNVLSVEKNSQYNFL
- a CDS encoding nucleoside recognition protein; translated protein: MLNIIWLGLIVIGVLTAFFGGNVQAVTDAAIGFSNTAIEICLGLIGTMTLWLGLMAIAEKSGLTKVFGKALSPVMKRLFRDVPEDHPAMGAMVMNIAANVLGLGNAATPLGIKAMKELDSLNDHKGVATDAMVMFLAINTSSVTLIPATVIGLRVAAHSANPTEVIGPIILATTISTVSAVILAKLFSKFNRYKIEKFVDSEEKTDSENV
- a CDS encoding spore maturation protein produces the protein MLQTILNALSLYAIPVVLLGIPLYGYIKKVKVYEVFVEGAKEGFTTAVQIMPYLVAMLAAIGIFRVSGAMNVLVKIVDPVTSLMGMPAEILPMGIMRSLSGGGAEGMMAELFKTYGPDSLIGRMASVAMGSTETTMYVLAVYFGAVKISKTRHALPVGLLVDAISLIAAAVITNIVF
- a CDS encoding LD-carboxypeptidase; the encoded protein is MIFPDKLKKGDTVAIVAPSSPVSKENADLCKKLVEDMGYKVKMGRCNYRSVHGYSAGTGEEKAEDINQMFADKEVRAIWCIRGGDTSSHVMDKINFDIISNNPKIFVGYSDITNLHVNFNQKCHLITFHGPMVFSNMLNDYDEFTKNSFEKALNMDDELLLENPDGEDFKVMSDGHAEGIITGGNLSLLTSMIGTPYEVETKDKILFIEDVDEAVRRLDRMMHHLKYSGKIKGSAGIIFGDFTNCINDTDDAYTAIDMLNDILSDYGKPVMYNIKSGHCHPTSTIPLGAKCIMDTKDKLIKFIRQ
- a CDS encoding amidohydrolase is translated as MTPDFIKLAQSEKEWLVGIRRDIHRHPETGFDLDRTAAIVEDTLEGLGIPTKRIARTGIIGRLRGGKPGPVSGFRADMDALELNDEKQVLYASEVPGKMHACGHDAHTAILLGAAKLLSPLRGELAGEVRFLFQPAEETDGGALPMIRDGAMEDPEVDAVFGLHVAPGYPTGSIGLSFGKLHASSDMFDLEIQGRGSHGAAPHLGVDALAAGCQVVSALQQITSREVDPLNPIVVTVGTFLSGTQRNIIAGKAEMKGIIRTLDPQTRLWARDRVRKIAEGVASALGTSAHLNFTEGYPCVINDSKLAGFVESIAHELLGPDSVNIMNQPTMGVDDFAYFIERRQGVLFMLGVGNAEKKTDYPLHSNLFDIDEDCLPLGSAILARIAYDFPKRPEARI
- a CDS encoding saccharopine dehydrogenase NADP-binding domain-containing protein, translated to MKSVQIGCGLVGSIIANDMSSSGFDVTVADLNEKVLAGLKSENPALKTVVASCTDEVRLPEILKDADVVTAGVPGRFGRKMMETVIKSGKNLCDISFMPEDFEELDGLAKEHGVTVIPDIGVAPGMSNFLVGRGAALLDEVENAVIYVGGIPHKPVPPFNYQITWSPADVIEEYTRPARYIKNYKIDVIEAMGDLDQKDFPGVGRLETFITDGLRSLMKNIKAKNMQERTMRWPGHVEQMRLLRDMGLFEEKKRVLGGFEVVPRDIACDLLFPLWKMDPEKGDRDLTVMQIEVSGYKGHDLVTYTWDLCNMFDEKTWRNSMGRCTGSTCSIFAQALVKGLINGKGVISPEKLASSDELYEFVMAEQSRRNIIYTESVKIVKNVK